One genomic window of Coffea eugenioides isolate CCC68of chromosome 1, Ceug_1.0, whole genome shotgun sequence includes the following:
- the LOC113777726 gene encoding U3 small nucleolar RNA-associated protein 14 homolog A — translation MAEKKRKKRDENGHKNRGEFKKKKKNGRNSSKQDREARRRTGPRLPNALRKELDLLNSTTQLSDDDAASDSDVAATNDLYEYEEALPEEESKKNKRFDSVDNYEYELPEEFEDEDVASDDGNDEGDEANRGGDELDNEDDGRHSRMLQEITGLPGDAFEGKRKNSDFVISEAYPESEYNPSRDILEGDSRISIEDLLDPLHGKSGFSKLRKDVHRMERKSLSLNAPLPRSDQERLERKAAYELSKKDITKWEPLVKRNREAPTIYFDEETDVGFSTVGSIASEFKPRSVFEKKIASLVNDNDIIEAHRKDGARLLELNKISVEDVRDQQNRLAKMRSLLFRHELKAKRIRKIKSKTYHRLLKKDRLKATAAAMEMDPEAAKELAMKQEFKRAEERLTLKHKNSSKWAKRILQRGLNIQDDGTRAAIAEQLNQHALLTRKMNSMMGSSDESSDEDYSDDILIDSDQEGPSTMLKKAKEKTLEILEGNEELPKSGVLSLPFMVRGLKKRKEAADEEARLALQDYELSLKQLEDKNEEDSENLHVSSGRRVFGATKRQVQEFKDKNNSDNYYGNSDSDEGLEAIGGDEEDGMDKNNESQTDVNINPDVLREESEIGHDPIFKSFEDIVKEPGPRTTYEVALFASNSSKKMKNVDEKIGVQNEEVSDCNTTRYTEMGDLDMEGENADSDTESEGQMVDGILSSGTKSTYEQPSQEELIRRAFAGDDVEEEFEKDKEVVLNEENPEPEKPTLLPGWGQWTHIQKSKGLPSWMMEEHENAKKKREEALKKRRDAQLNHVIISEKLDKKAEKLHMKTLPFPYTSKEVFEQSMRMPIGPEFNPATAIGALNRPEVVKKAGLIIKPIRLEDVDPHEKVENNRSKRQKQQMSKSKGKSNKNMKSRGP, via the exons ATGGcggagaagaagagaaaaaagagagacgAGAACGGGCACAAAAATAGGGGAGAattcaagaagaagaagaagaacggTCGCAATAGCTCGAAGCAGGACAGGGAGGCTAGGAGGAGAACGGGTCCTCGTTTGCCCAATGCCCTACGGAAGGAACTTGATCTCTTAAACTCTACTACTCAGCTCTCTGACGACGACGCAGCCAGCGACTCCGATGTGGCCGCAACCAACGACCTTTACGAGTATGAAGAAGCTCTACCGGAGGAGGAATCCAAGAAGAATAAACGATTTGACTCCGTTGATAACTACGAATATGAGCTCCCGGAGGAATTTGAG GATGAAGATGTAGCATCAGATGATGGCAATGATGAAGGAGATGAGGCTAATAGGGGCGGTGATGAGCTTGATAATGAAGATGACGGAAGGCATTCTAGGATGCTGCAAGAGATCACTGGATTGCCTGGTGATGCCTTTGAAG GTAAGAGGAAGAATAGTGATTTTGTCATATCTGAGGCATATCCGGAGTCTGAATACAATCCCAGTCGTGATATTCTTGAGGGTGACAGCCGCATAAGCATTGAGGACCTTTTGGATCCACTTCATGGGAAGTCCGGCTTCAGTAAACTCAGGAAGGATGTGCATCGAATGGAAAGGAAGTCTTTGTCCCTTAACGCACCTCTTCCAAGATCAGATCAAGAGAGATTGGAAAGAAAGGCAGCTTATGAGCTGTCAAAGAAGGATATTACAAAGTGGGAACCTCTTGTTAAGAGGAACCGAGAAGCACCCACTATATATTTTGATGAAGAAACAGATGTGGGGTTTTCCACTGTTGGATCAATAGCTTCTGAATTTAAACCAAGGAGTGtttttgagaagaaaattgCATCATTGGTcaatgataatgatattattgaAGCTCATAGAAAAGACGGTGCTAGACTTTTGGAACTGAATAAG ATATCTGTTGAAGATGTGAGGGATCAACAGAATCGGCTTGCAAAAATGCGTAGTCTTCTTTTCCGTCATGAACTGAAAGCAAAACGTATAAGAAAGATAAAGTCTAAAACATATCATCGTCTGTTGAAGAAAGATCGCCTGAAAGCAACTGCTGCTGCAATGGAAATGGACCCAGAAGCTGCTAAAGAACTTGCAATGAAACAAGAGTTCAAGAGAGCAGAG GAACGCTTGACGTTGAAACACAAGAACAGCTCAAAGTGGGCAAAGCGCATTCTCCAGCGCGGTTTGAATATCCAAGATGATGGGACTCGAGCTGCTATAGCTGAACAACTCAATCAACATGCTCTGCTGACAAGAAAAATGAATTCTATGATGGGAAGTAGTGACGAGAGCAGTGATGAGGATTACTCTGATGACATTTTAATTGATTCAGATCAAGAAGGTCCATCAACAATGTTAAagaaagcaaaggaaaagaCACTTGAAATACTAGAAGGGAATGAAGAGTTGCCTAAGTCAGGAGTTCTTTCTTTGCCTTTCATG GTCCGTGgcttgaaaaaaagaaaagaggctGCTGATGAAGAAGCAAGGCTTGCTCTTCAGGATTATGAGCTGTCATTGAAGCAATTGGAAGATAAAAATGAGGAAGATAGTGAAAACCTCCATGTCTCCAGCGGGAGAAGggtttttggtgctactaaaaGGCAGGTTCAAGAATTTAAGGATAAGAACAATTCAGATAATTACTATGGAAACAGTGACAGCGACGAAGGCCTTGAGGCCATTGGAGGTGATGAGGAAGATGGAATGGACAAGAATAATGAGTCTCAGACAGATGTCAATATCAATCCTGATGTATTGCGTGAGGAGTCCGAGATTGGCCATGACCCTATTTTTAAG AGTTTTGAGGACATTGTTAAAGAACCAGGCCCCAGAACTACGTACGAAGTCGCTCTTTTTGCGTCCAATTCATCGAAAAAG ATGAAAAACGTTGATGAGAAAATAGGAGTCCAGAACGAGGAAGTCTCTGATTGCAACACAACCAGGTACACTGAAATGGGGGACCTAGATATGGAG GGAGAGAATGCTGATAGTGATACAGAGAGCGAAGGACAGATGGTGGATGGCATTTTGTCTTCTGGAACTAAGTCCACTTATGAGCAACCATCCCAGGAAGAACTTATACGCCGTGCTTTTGCGGGAGATGATGTTGAAGAGGAATTTGAAAAAGATAAAGAAGTGgttttgaatgaggaaaatccTGAACCAGAAAAACCGACTCTACTTCCTGGATGGGGTCAGTGGACTCACATACAGAAATCGAAAGGATTACCTTCTTGGATGATGGAAGAACATGAGAATgctaaaaagaaaagggaggaaGCCCTTAAGAAGAGGAGAGATGCGCAGCTGAATCATGTTATAATATCTGAGAAGCTGGATAAGAAG GCTGAAAAACTTCATATGAAGACATTGCCCTTTCCTTACACATCCAAAGAAGTTTTCGAACAAAGTATGCGAATGCCTATTGGACCAGAATTTAACCCTGCTACAGCAATTGGAGCTCTTAATCGCCCAGAA GTGGTGAAGAAGGCTGGTCTAATAATAAAGCCAATAAGGCTTGAGGATGTTGATCCCCATGAAAAGGTGGAGAATAATAGAAGCAAAAGACAGAAGCAGCAGATGAGCAAAAGTAAAGGCAAATCCAATAAAAATATGAAGTCAAGGGGACCTTGA